The DNA region CCTTACTAGGTTTCTATAGTTGGCAACGAGGTCTAGTGCAAGGGTAAAATTTTTAGAATGCTAGCATTTTAGAATTTGTAGATTCAAAATACTAGGATTTGGAACTCTTTTGTTtggataaataatttatttaaaaatattaggttaatgaaattttacaaattaaaaaataattataaaaagaataattatattaaaaataaataatataaaaaatttcaatatggatattgttttattttttttgaaaaaatataaatagttttaataaaatagaatttaaaatatatattataattaaataagttttttgAAGTTTAAGTTTTTGAAAATCGAGAaatttgagttattaaaatttcCTCCTGAAATcacccaaaaattttgaaattctccAACATATTTACCCAAATaagtaatttcatttttaaaattttaaaaacattgatACAAATTCTTCACTCAAACACACTCTTACGGTAGACTATTCTTGCACTAGCAAGGCTTATTGAGCATTCTCTTAATAGATCTTTCCGCATAGGATTAATTTCATCTCCTTAAGACAAAGAGAGTTACATTAGTTGAGGTTTGGACTCATAATAATTTCTAGAAAATCTGTTTTAAATAATCTTAAGCATTCAACACATGCAAATTTATTATCGGTATGAAAATACTTAATTGGATTTTTAGGTAGTCCTAATGTCGTGGtctaaaaaaaactatgtaaCAACAATTAATTGTATTACTAGattcaaacattaaaaaataaaggaCGAAATTATGACATATTAAACTAGAGTTAAACTCTAATATTCAGACTGattgaattttagtttaattagtttagGCATTGTTATCAATGCACGAGGATGTGGGTTCGAATGTGCAAATGTTCGCACACATAACTGAACACAAAGTTAGTAGATTCCCTCTCCTCGACTAGCATTAGCTTGTCAAAAATTCTTGCCGCCACATCAAATGAGACGGCAAAGGAGCATCGACCCCAAGAAAATTAAGAACTTCAACCATTTACTCTGAGAGTGCATCATTAGTCACCCTGAATTTTAATCCCTCAACTTTTATCTCAAAAATTTAGTCATTCTTCTATTTGAAGTCTAAATGGGGGTGAGCATTCGGTCGAATtgagtcgaatcgagtaaaaaatttcgagttggcgagtcttattttatcatcctaactcgatttgaaattttttcaaaccgaattgagtgaaatgaaattAGAATCGAGTTGACtcgagtgaaattgttcaagttaaattaaaaaaattaaacatgccaaattaaaatcttgttatagTATAACTAATTCTTCGTTAGAGCATATAAATTTGGAACTATGTATATTTGAAAActatttcaaagcaaaataaaaaaagaagaaaatatttttagtacgataaacttgaatcattaattaacttatttagatcccaaaattattattttagaatttttttaaatttaaactttctttatatattttttagattttttattttttaaaaaaaatataaaattgagaatttttataaatattttgaatttatgaaaattattttgaatacttttttgtaatttttattgagagagaaaaaaatttattcattttcaaaattgacagggcGAAAGGAATAATGTGACACTTTGATCCTTATGATAATGTGACACTTTGATCACCTAaagtttttattaataaaaatatataattttttagataATGACATGTCACAATACCATAGTGCCACATCACTGcatggacaaaaaaaaattaagttgagCAAAGTTTCCAAATTCATAGACGCAACAATGCTTTATTCCAAAATAAAAGGACtaagtttaaaatttataagaagTACAAGGACtgaaataaaaattagattaacaAGCAACCAAACCCTAGGGTTTAGAACTTAAAAAGAAAGCTCTCACGTTTCCACCCCCACTTCTCGTCGCATCTGCAAAAACTGCGCCTCCTCCTTAACCAGCAGATACCATGGTATGTTCATCTCCCTGCACTATCAATCCttttataccaaaaaaaaaaaaggaaatcccaaatcaattttggttttttaattGTAAAGCAACATAGTTTTGGTTCTATTTTTGGATTTGCTTTTGCAGGCCCCAAAGAAAGACAAAGCTCCTCCTCCTTCCTCTAAGCCCGCAAAATCTGGAGGTGGCAAACAAAAGAAGAAggtcatctttctttttctttctttttttttttgaatttttctgcTTTTTTGGAGTTAGATAAGaaatgggtttttatttatttattggttttgtttttattttgttgtgGTAAATAGAAGTGGAGCAAGGGAAAGCAAAAGGAGAAGGTGAACAACATGGTGCTATTTGATCAAGCTACCTATGACAAGCTTCTCTCTGAAGCTCCTAAATACAAGCTCATCACCCCCTCTATTCTTTCTGATCGTATGAGGGtacttttctctctcttttttctcgTTACTAGTCCCCACTTTTTTTGTGTTTGCTTGTTTTTGATGGATGATATTTTGCATTGCTTTTTACAATCCGTATGTTATTAGGTTTTAGTTTGATTCATGTTTGTCTCTTGCTTGGATGTTGGAGA from Gossypium hirsutum isolate 1008001.06 chromosome A04, Gossypium_hirsutum_v2.1, whole genome shotgun sequence includes:
- the LOC107949103 gene encoding 40S ribosomal protein S25-4, with the protein product MAPKKDKAPPPSSKPAKSGGGKQKKKKWSKGKQKEKVNNMVLFDQATYDKLLSEAPKYKLITPSILSDRMRINGSLARKAIRELMARGSIRLVSAHSSQQIYTRATNT